In Notolabrus celidotus isolate fNotCel1 chromosome 8, fNotCel1.pri, whole genome shotgun sequence, a genomic segment contains:
- the LOC117817662 gene encoding uncharacterized protein LOC117817662 encodes QTQLEVTLLKGVFLRVKEPGPDITTVIQDISPDPARPWDSKTLLCSFLYDPENKPCSGKHRVFWFRAGSDESRPSFIYTHGNRSDGCEESSEAPSLQKCIYSFSKTFSSSDDGTYYCAVAACGEILFGNGTKLNIEGNNMLMMNIPLFLLSAALAICLVVIALLIYTIKTKSSCKTAADQHGNSATANSGQQRRQRDERSLVYAAPTFSKKKAVKGERRNMKRAEEETLYSGVRNVCDKLAKHTMDFCSQDCRKLFFLTSDQQVAINSVSFEITLNVLCI; translated from the exons CAAACTCAACTTGAAGTTACACTTTTAAAGGGAGTGTTTCTGAGAGTTAAAG AACCAGGACCTGACATCACCACAGTCATTCAAGACATTTCACCTGATCCAGCCCGTCCATGGGACTCAAAGACTCTGCTGTGTTCATTCCTTTATGATCCTGAAAATAAACCATGTTCAGGAAAACACAGAGTATtctggttcagagctggatcAGATGAATCCCGTCCCAGCTTCATTTACACTCATGGAAACAGAAGTGATGGATGTGAGGAGAGCTCTGAGGCTCCCTCTCTGCAGAAATGTATCTACAGCTTCTCTAAGAccttcagctcctctgatgaCGGGACGTATTACTGTGCTGTGGCTGCATGTGGGGAGATATTGTTTGGAAATGGAACAAAGCTTAACATTGAAG GAAACAACATGCTGATGATGAACATAcctctgtttctgctctcaGCTGCTTTGGCTATCTGTCTGGTTGTTATAGCCCTCCTGATTTATACCATCAAGACAAAATCTTCTTGCAAAA CTGCTGCTGATCAGCACGGAAATTCTGCAACAGCCAACTCTGGTCAGCAAAGACGGCAG agagatgagagatCACTAGTTTATGCTGCACCAACGTTTTCTAAGAAGAAAGCTGTCAAAGGTGAgagaagaaacatgaaaagagcagaggaagagacgTTGTACAGCGGTGTCAGAAATGTTTGTGACAAACTAGCAAAACACACAATGGACTTTTGTTCACAAGACTgcagaaaacttttttttctgactaGTGATCAGCAGGTAGCGATTAACAGTGTTTCATTTGaaataactttaaatgttttgtgtatttga